From a region of the Synechococcus sp. PCC 7502 genome:
- a CDS encoding MEKHLA domain-containing protein: protein MGEPSSDNYYLTDHVELLRLSFKRLIGKEFFSAAISDQDLAKSIFYAPFMLLSHNTAPDPIFNYGNQTALHLFEMTWQELTKLPSRQSAEPILQEERSLLLKTVSEQGYINNYSGVRISKSGKRFLLQNAIVWNLIDAQGVYYGQAAICDQWDFL, encoded by the coding sequence ATGGGTGAACCAAGTTCAGATAATTACTACTTAACTGATCATGTAGAGCTTTTGAGGCTTAGTTTTAAGCGACTTATAGGGAAAGAATTTTTTTCTGCTGCAATTTCTGATCAAGATTTAGCAAAAAGTATTTTCTATGCCCCATTTATGCTGCTTTCCCACAATACTGCTCCTGATCCAATCTTTAATTACGGGAATCAAACTGCTTTACACCTATTTGAAATGACTTGGCAAGAGCTTACAAAGTTACCATCTCGTCAATCTGCGGAACCGATATTACAAGAAGAGCGATCGCTTTTATTAAAAACAGTATCTGAGCAAGGTTACATCAATAACTATAGTGGAGTCAGAATTTCTAAAAGTGGTAAAAGATTTCTCCTGCAAAATGCGATCGTTTGGAATCTGATTGATGCTCAAGGTGTGTATTATGGACAAGCCGCAATTTGTGATCAATGGGATTTTCTCTAG
- the cobN gene encoding cobaltochelatase subunit CobN, with the protein MHRLATIPQNGQNNNTQPDNVIFVEQQPAPIVIITAADTDIQTLAAVIDNFPEGFPEIRVVNLLQLQQQIVIDTYADEVLAKAEIIILRLIGGQSYWSYGLEVVKAVVEQTGASLFILPGDERPDPVLTSHSTVNMRSLNLVWQYFIEAGVINYWNLLKYLATEFLNLSFAYDFPQPVARVGIFGDYVRANKGRDVGILFYRSHYLAGNTKAIACLCEALVKKNLNPFPIYVSSLKEPDVQADLLQYFEGIDLILNTTSFSLASLETDSPKVDLWQSLNVPVFQVIFSGSGRETWATGTQGLTPRDMAMNVALPEVDGRIITRAVSFKIGQNQNSILQTEVVVYEPEPSRINFVTELSQKWIELKSTPISSKKIALILANYPNRDGRLANGVGLDTPASCVEILKTLKVHGYSTGEIPQSGEELIKLLTSGKTNDQEASSLRPIYQSLSSEDYRIYFNTLPEPVRSGILTRWGSDFPKDFVISGIQFGNIFVGIQPSRGYDLDPTLNYHAPDLEPTHNYVAFYYWIRSRFQAIAHIGKHGNLEWLPGKSIALSENCYPEAVFGAMPHFYPFIVNDPGEGSQAKRRSQAVIIDHLTPPMTRAELYGGLQKLECLIDEYYEAETLDPSRLGMIKERLIAMIKQENLHYELGISSDRLEDSLNSILTTTDGYLCELKEAQIRDGLHVFGQCPQGLQIRDLIIAIARNPTPNRMGLTRAIALDWQLDFDPLTADLAANLDKLTSNSSHPKLQNCRIVGNAVEAIETYAAQLVDNILTTGSICDNSSEITKELTWISDRLLPALQNTSQEIANLLRALNGEYIASGASGAPTRGRPEVLPTGRNFYSVDIRAIPTETAWDIGRKAADQVIEAYTQEHGEYPQSIGLSIWGTSTMRTGGDDLAEALALLGVQPVWDGVSRRVIDFEILPLSILDRPRVDVTLRISGFFRDAFPNLIDLFDRAVQAIANLDESAYDNPIAAKFQVETTQWQKSGLTIEEAQERSLYRIFGSKPSAYGAGLQGLIESQNWETDADLARAYINWSAYAYTCKSAGKSAPEAFNQRLENIQIVLQNQDNREHDLLDSDDYYQFQGGMTTAVKTLKGTNPSIYFGDNSRMEQPKVRNLSSEIARVYRSRVVNPKWITGVMRHGYKGAFEMAATVDFLFAYDATTNCVEDFMYQGIAETYLFSAEVQAFLQKSNPWALRDMAERLLEANQRHLWQDASRATLEKLRALVNETEGVIESRG; encoded by the coding sequence ATGCACCGTCTCGCTACTATTCCCCAAAACGGGCAGAACAATAATACTCAGCCCGATAATGTCATCTTTGTAGAGCAACAACCTGCTCCCATTGTGATTATCACTGCGGCAGATACGGATATTCAGACCCTAGCGGCGGTTATTGATAATTTTCCAGAGGGTTTTCCAGAGATCAGAGTTGTAAATTTACTACAACTGCAACAGCAAATTGTCATAGATACTTATGCTGATGAGGTTTTAGCCAAGGCAGAGATTATTATTTTACGGTTAATTGGGGGACAATCCTACTGGAGCTATGGTTTAGAAGTTGTAAAAGCTGTGGTTGAGCAGACAGGTGCGAGTTTATTTATCTTACCGGGGGATGAGCGTCCCGATCCAGTCTTGACCAGCCATTCTACGGTGAACATGCGATCGCTAAATTTAGTTTGGCAATATTTCATAGAAGCGGGCGTTATTAACTATTGGAATTTATTAAAATATCTCGCTACGGAATTTCTGAACTTATCCTTTGCCTATGATTTTCCTCAACCAGTGGCTAGGGTGGGAATATTTGGTGATTATGTTAGGGCGAATAAGGGGAGAGATGTGGGAATTTTATTCTATCGTTCTCATTATTTGGCTGGAAATACCAAAGCGATCGCCTGTTTGTGTGAGGCATTAGTTAAGAAGAACTTGAATCCTTTTCCGATTTATGTCTCTTCTCTCAAGGAACCTGATGTTCAAGCCGACTTACTGCAATATTTTGAGGGCATTGATTTAATCTTAAATACCACCAGCTTTTCCCTTGCTAGCTTAGAAACCGATAGTCCCAAAGTTGATCTATGGCAAAGTTTGAATGTGCCAGTATTTCAGGTGATTTTTAGTGGCAGTGGACGGGAAACATGGGCAACGGGAACTCAGGGATTAACCCCAAGGGATATGGCAATGAATGTGGCTCTGCCTGAGGTGGATGGCAGAATTATTACCAGAGCAGTATCTTTTAAGATAGGACAGAATCAAAATTCGATATTACAAACCGAAGTTGTGGTTTATGAACCTGAGCCATCACGGATTAACTTTGTTACTGAGTTATCGCAAAAATGGATAGAGCTAAAATCTACTCCGATTTCAAGTAAGAAGATTGCTTTGATCCTTGCCAATTATCCCAATCGAGATGGCAGACTTGCTAATGGTGTGGGCTTAGATACGCCAGCTAGCTGTGTAGAAATTCTGAAAACATTAAAAGTTCATGGTTACAGCACGGGAGAAATTCCTCAAAGTGGTGAAGAACTGATTAAATTATTAACATCAGGCAAAACCAATGATCAAGAGGCATCTAGCCTTCGTCCCATCTATCAATCTTTATCTTCTGAAGATTATCGAATCTATTTTAATACCTTACCTGAGCCAGTGAGATCGGGAATTTTGACTCGGTGGGGTTCCGACTTTCCCAAGGATTTCGTAATTTCTGGCATCCAATTCGGCAATATTTTTGTGGGCATTCAACCGTCACGGGGATATGACCTTGATCCAACCTTGAACTATCATGCGCCCGATTTGGAACCAACCCATAATTATGTAGCTTTTTATTATTGGATTAGATCAAGATTTCAAGCGATCGCTCACATTGGCAAACATGGAAACCTAGAGTGGCTACCGGGTAAAAGTATTGCCCTGTCAGAAAATTGCTATCCCGAAGCAGTATTCGGCGCAATGCCTCATTTTTATCCGTTTATTGTTAATGATCCGGGGGAAGGTTCTCAGGCTAAGCGGCGATCGCAGGCAGTAATTATCGATCATTTAACTCCACCCATGACTCGGGCAGAATTGTATGGAGGTTTGCAGAAATTAGAATGTTTAATTGATGAATATTACGAAGCAGAAACCCTTGATCCCTCAAGGCTAGGCATGATTAAGGAACGATTGATTGCCATGATCAAACAGGAAAATCTGCATTATGAGTTGGGAATTTCTAGTGATCGCCTTGAGGATTCCCTTAATAGTATTCTCACAACTACCGATGGCTATCTCTGTGAATTAAAAGAGGCACAGATTCGAGATGGTTTACATGTTTTTGGGCAATGTCCCCAAGGTTTGCAGATACGAGATTTAATTATCGCTATAGCTCGAAATCCTACGCCTAATCGCATGGGTTTAACTAGGGCGATCGCTCTCGATTGGCAATTGGATTTTGATCCTTTAACTGCTGATTTAGCTGCGAATTTAGATAAATTAACTTCTAATTCTTCTCATCCCAAATTACAAAACTGTCGAATTGTGGGAAATGCGGTAGAAGCGATCGAAACCTATGCGGCTCAGCTAGTTGATAATATCCTTACCACAGGTTCTATATGTGATAATAGTTCTGAAATTACTAAGGAATTAACCTGGATTAGCGATCGCCTGCTGCCAGCATTACAAAATACTAGCCAAGAAATCGCAAATTTATTAAGGGCATTAAACGGAGAATATATTGCCAGTGGAGCATCGGGCGCACCCACCAGAGGTAGACCAGAGGTATTACCCACAGGACGCAACTTCTATTCCGTTGATATTCGTGCCATTCCCACCGAAACCGCATGGGATATTGGACGCAAAGCTGCGGATCAAGTAATTGAGGCTTATACCCAAGAACATGGCGAATATCCGCAATCCATTGGCTTATCGATTTGGGGAACTTCGACAATGCGGACTGGTGGAGATGACCTAGCAGAGGCTTTAGCACTATTGGGAGTTCAACCTGTGTGGGATGGAGTATCACGGCGGGTGATAGATTTTGAGATTTTACCTTTATCCATTCTCGATCGCCCTAGAGTAGATGTAACTTTGCGAATTTCTGGCTTTTTTCGGGATGCTTTTCCTAATTTAATTGATTTATTTGATCGGGCTGTGCAGGCGATCGCTAATCTTGATGAATCTGCTTACGACAATCCCATCGCTGCAAAATTTCAAGTGGAAACGACACAATGGCAAAAGTCTGGGTTAACCATTGAAGAAGCTCAGGAGCGATCGCTCTATCGAATTTTTGGGTCCAAACCTAGTGCCTACGGAGCAGGATTACAAGGACTAATTGAGTCACAAAATTGGGAAACTGATGCTGATTTAGCCCGTGCCTATATTAACTGGAGTGCTTACGCTTATACGTGCAAATCCGCAGGAAAATCTGCCCCTGAAGCATTTAACCAAAGACTAGAAAACATCCAAATTGTCCTCCAAAATCAAGATAATCGAGAACACGATCTCCTAGATTCCGATGACTACTATCAATTTCAAGGTGGGATGACCACAGCCGTTAAAACTTTAAAAGGTACTAATCCGTCTATCTATTTTGGTGATAATTCTCGAATGGAACAGCCTAAAGTGCGAAACCTTAGCAGTGAAATTGCCCGTGTCTATCGCAGTCGGGTCGTTAACCCTAAATGGATTACTGGAGTCATGCGTCATGGCTATAAGGGAGCCTTTGAAATGGCAGCCACAGTGGATTTCCTCTTTGCTTATGATGCTACTACCAATTGTGTGGAAGATTTTATGTATCAAGGCATTGCTGAAACTTATCTTTTTAGTGCTGAAGTTCAAGCATTTCTACAAAAATCCAATCCTTGGGCATTACGAGACATGGCAGAAAGACTCCTTGAAGCAAATCAACGACACCTTTGGCAGGATGCTTCCCGTGCAACCTTAGAAAAGCTGAGAGCTTTAGTCAATGAAACCGAAGGTGTGATTGAATCTCGAGGATAA
- a CDS encoding glycoside hydrolase family 104 protein has protein sequence MQKFSPQLFYAGSIGLTTVLSSLLINQAAIAQNIGNLADTCFMVTSSGKRLDLGHLCTKNPQVVIKPKPVQKVAAISNFPTSNFPTSININAFLKVIRYAEGTDAQDGYQIQYTGARFYSFTDHPRIARCGNIRGKSVCSTAAGAYQFLDTTWDDVASSIGAPDFSPTSQDRGAIELIYRAGALQDIESGNIARAIGKLAPVWASFPRWDGDMEGAYGQSVVSMNELLQVFQYYQQAEASNLRNIKQSIR, from the coding sequence ATGCAAAAATTTTCTCCGCAACTATTCTATGCAGGTAGTATTGGGTTAACTACTGTTCTTTCTAGCCTTTTAATTAATCAAGCTGCGATCGCTCAAAATATTGGTAATCTTGCGGACACCTGTTTTATGGTTACTTCATCGGGTAAACGCTTAGATTTGGGACATCTCTGTACTAAAAATCCCCAAGTAGTTATTAAACCTAAACCAGTCCAGAAAGTAGCAGCCATCTCTAACTTCCCCACATCTAATTTTCCTACTTCTATTAACATTAATGCTTTTCTGAAAGTGATCCGCTATGCCGAAGGTACAGATGCACAGGATGGTTATCAAATTCAATACACTGGTGCAAGGTTCTATAGCTTTACGGATCATCCCCGAATAGCAAGGTGTGGCAATATTAGAGGTAAATCCGTCTGTTCAACGGCAGCAGGGGCATACCAATTTCTTGATACCACATGGGATGACGTAGCTTCCTCCATTGGCGCACCAGATTTTAGTCCAACTTCCCAAGATCGTGGAGCAATCGAACTAATCTATCGGGCAGGAGCATTGCAGGACATTGAGTCGGGAAATATTGCTAGGGCGATCGGTAAATTAGCACCCGTTTGGGCAAGCTTTCCCCGTTGGGATGGTGATATGGAAGGTGCCTATGGACAGTCTGTGGTTTCCATGAATGAGCTATTACAAGTATTTCAATATTATCAACAGGCAGAGGCTTCTAATTTACGGAATATAAAGCAGTCCATAAGATAA
- a CDS encoding orange carotenoid protein N-terminal domain-containing protein, whose product MVASLESVPNLFPSTQVASAVPTTIAAFDKLNVEDRLALLWYAYTEMGRSITPAALGSARIVLAQGILEQIKQMSPAAQTQVMTDLASGADTPISRSYGSFSVNTKLGFWYELGEMMQQGLVARIPAGYEITPEANAVLETIKNLDAGQQITVLRNTVVNMGYDPALNDYKRPEEPAAKPVAFSLRSKSEISGISEYAVLSYIENMNAFDFRAAVSLFVADSPALQPPFQKPIIGREAIIAYMNEECQGLKMMPQQGISETLPDGSKQVKVTGKVQTPWFGVNVGMNIAWRFALNPQGEIKYLAVDLLASPQELLNMQR is encoded by the coding sequence ATGGTTGCAAGTTTAGAATCAGTTCCAAATTTATTTCCTAGTACCCAAGTTGCTAGTGCTGTCCCAACAACGATCGCCGCATTTGACAAGCTTAATGTTGAAGATCGACTGGCTTTACTATGGTATGCCTACACAGAAATGGGTCGCTCTATTACTCCAGCAGCTCTCGGTTCAGCTCGCATAGTTCTAGCACAGGGTATTTTAGAGCAAATTAAACAAATGTCTCCTGCGGCTCAAACTCAAGTAATGACCGATTTGGCATCGGGTGCCGATACCCCAATTAGTCGCTCCTATGGTTCGTTTAGTGTGAATACAAAATTAGGTTTTTGGTATGAGTTGGGGGAAATGATGCAGCAGGGGCTAGTTGCTAGAATTCCTGCGGGCTATGAAATTACCCCAGAGGCAAATGCTGTTCTTGAAACTATTAAAAACCTAGATGCTGGTCAACAGATTACTGTGCTGCGTAATACTGTAGTTAACATGGGTTATGATCCAGCCCTAAATGACTATAAACGACCTGAAGAACCTGCTGCCAAACCCGTAGCATTTTCTCTAAGGAGTAAGTCCGAGATTTCTGGTATTTCAGAATATGCCGTTTTAAGCTACATCGAAAATATGAACGCATTTGACTTTAGGGCTGCTGTTTCATTATTTGTAGCAGATTCACCTGCTCTGCAGCCACCTTTTCAAAAACCAATTATTGGACGTGAAGCAATCATTGCTTATATGAACGAAGAGTGTCAAGGCTTAAAGATGATGCCCCAGCAAGGGATTTCCGAAACTCTGCCCGATGGTTCAAAGCAAGTAAAAGTTACGGGAAAAGTTCAAACTCCTTGGTTTGGTGTCAATGTTGGCATGAACATTGCTTGGCGATTTGCCCTTAATCCTCAAGGTGAGATTAAGTATCTTGCGGTTGATTTATTGGCATCTCCCCAAGAACTTCTAAATATGCAACGGTAA
- the hpnH gene encoding adenosyl-hopene transferase HpnH, with protein sequence MGIELKQAFEIGKYLVTQKVKGNKRFPLVLMLEPLFRCNLACSGCGKIQHPTEILKQNLTPEQCFKAVEECGAPVVSIPGGEPLLHPQIDEIVKGLIKRRKFIYLCTNGILLEKSLDKFTPSPYLTFMIHLDGMREWHDQCVDRKGVFDTAVKAIKAAKARGFRVNTNSTIFQGANPQEMQEFFDFLTELGVDGMQISPGYSYEWAPDQDHFLQREQTRALFREILAPFKAGKKKWNFYHNPLFLDFLTGEKDYECTPWGSPSYSVLGWQKPCYLLNEGYYNTFKELLEDTDWSKYGRASGNKKCADCMVHCGYEPTAAMDALEPANMGRALTSLF encoded by the coding sequence ATGGGAATTGAACTTAAACAAGCTTTTGAAATCGGAAAATACCTAGTCACCCAAAAAGTTAAAGGTAATAAAAGATTTCCCCTAGTTTTAATGCTAGAGCCTCTATTCCGATGCAATCTAGCCTGTAGTGGCTGTGGCAAAATTCAACATCCTACTGAAATTCTAAAGCAAAATCTCACACCCGAGCAATGCTTCAAAGCCGTAGAAGAATGCGGAGCACCTGTAGTTTCTATTCCCGGTGGCGAGCCGCTACTGCATCCTCAAATTGACGAAATTGTTAAGGGCTTAATTAAACGGCGTAAGTTTATTTATCTTTGCACCAATGGCATTTTGTTGGAAAAAAGCCTTGATAAGTTCACCCCATCTCCTTACCTCACTTTTATGATCCATTTGGATGGTATGCGTGAATGGCATGATCAGTGCGTTGATCGCAAAGGAGTATTTGATACCGCTGTTAAAGCGATCAAAGCTGCGAAAGCTAGAGGATTTAGGGTAAATACCAACAGTACGATTTTCCAAGGTGCCAATCCACAGGAAATGCAAGAATTTTTTGATTTTCTGACTGAACTAGGCGTAGATGGGATGCAAATTTCTCCCGGCTACAGCTATGAATGGGCACCCGATCAAGATCACTTCCTGCAAAGGGAACAAACCCGTGCCTTGTTCCGTGAAATATTAGCTCCATTTAAAGCAGGCAAGAAAAAATGGAACTTCTATCATAATCCACTCTTCCTAGATTTTCTAACGGGCGAAAAAGACTACGAATGTACCCCTTGGGGCAGTCCCAGCTATAGTGTTCTGGGCTGGCAAAAACCCTGCTATCTCTTAAATGAAGGCTACTACAACACTTTTAAAGAACTCTTGGAAGATACTGACTGGAGTAAGTACGGGCGTGCCAGTGGTAATAAAAAATGTGCAGACTGTATGGTACATTGTGGTTATGAACCTACAGCAGCAATGGATGCCCTAGAACCAGCCAATATGGGTCGAGCCTTAACAAGTTTGTTTTAA
- the hpnA gene encoding hopanoid-associated sugar epimerase, which yields MAKTAFVTGGTGFVGANLIRSLLEQNYQVKALVRSQSPKSNLDNLDIQIISSDLNDPQLWTHLQNCDVLFHVAAHYSLWQKDKDLLYQNNVLGTRNILEAARKAEVPRTIYTSSVAAIGVKANGEPADETYQSPMEKLVGNYKKSKYLAEQEAHKAVQAGQDIVIVNPSTPIGGYDIKPTPTGDIILRFLRRQMPAYLDTGLNFINVKDVAIGHILAYEKGITGDRYILGHQNLTLKFILDQLAQITGLPAPQVQVPYWLPFSVAWIDEKVLSLLGKSPSIPIDGVRMSRQVMYYNPAKAIKELGLPQTAIATALTDAVNWFKSNGYV from the coding sequence ATGGCTAAAACTGCTTTTGTTACCGGGGGAACTGGTTTTGTCGGTGCCAATTTAATCCGCAGCTTACTTGAGCAAAATTACCAAGTTAAAGCCTTAGTGCGATCGCAAAGTCCCAAATCTAACCTAGACAACCTTGATATTCAAATTATTTCAAGCGACCTCAATGATCCTCAACTATGGACACACCTGCAAAATTGTGACGTACTATTTCATGTTGCTGCTCACTATTCCCTATGGCAAAAAGATAAAGACTTGCTATATCAAAATAATGTCCTAGGTACTCGCAATATTTTAGAGGCAGCCCGTAAAGCTGAAGTTCCCCGTACCATTTATACCAGTTCTGTGGCAGCGATCGGGGTCAAAGCTAATGGTGAACCTGCCGATGAAACCTATCAAAGTCCTATGGAAAAATTAGTGGGTAATTATAAAAAATCTAAATACTTGGCAGAACAAGAAGCGCATAAGGCAGTGCAAGCAGGGCAGGATATTGTGATTGTTAATCCAAGTACCCCCATTGGTGGATATGATATTAAACCCACACCCACAGGCGATATTATTTTGCGGTTTCTGCGGCGACAAATGCCTGCTTATTTAGATACTGGGCTAAATTTTATTAATGTTAAAGATGTGGCGATCGGACATATTTTGGCGTATGAAAAGGGAATTACAGGCGATCGCTATATTCTCGGACATCAAAACCTCACCCTAAAATTTATTCTTGATCAACTCGCCCAAATTACTGGATTACCCGCACCCCAAGTTCAAGTTCCCTACTGGCTACCGTTCTCCGTGGCATGGATCGATGAAAAAGTTTTGTCTCTATTGGGCAAATCTCCCAGCATTCCCATAGATGGGGTTAGAATGTCTCGACAAGTCATGTACTATAATCCTGCTAAAGCAATTAAAGAGTTAGGTCTGCCCCAAACGGCGATCGCTACCGCTTTAACAGATGCTGTAAACTGGTTTAAATCTAATGGCTATGTTTAA
- a CDS encoding helix-turn-helix domain-containing protein yields MAGVYKLEISESEEELKHMLRVQKTASDKERIQMLYLLKTKQASTIQTASTILGRHRVTLQDWLGNYRKGGIVGLLGHKPRTGRKQSIPQWAQKALIKKLEEAEGFESYGQICQWLENQLGIKSNYKTVHHLVRYRLKARPKVTRPVSAGKSEEQVEAYRACFISHE; encoded by the coding sequence ATGGCAGGAGTATACAAATTAGAGATCAGCGAAAGTGAAGAAGAGCTAAAACATATGCTGAGAGTGCAAAAGACCGCATCAGATAAAGAAAGAATTCAGATGCTGTATCTGTTAAAAACAAAACAAGCAAGCACAATCCAGACAGCATCGACAATACTGGGACGGCATCGAGTTACATTGCAAGATTGGTTAGGGAATTATCGCAAAGGGGGAATAGTAGGACTATTAGGACATAAACCTAGAACAGGGCGAAAACAGAGTATTCCACAATGGGCGCAGAAAGCATTGATAAAAAAGCTGGAAGAAGCAGAAGGCTTTGAAAGTTATGGGCAGATCTGCCAATGGTTAGAGAACCAATTAGGAATCAAATCAAACTATAAAACTGTGCATCATCTAGTCCGATATCGGCTGAAAGCCAGACCGAAAGTGACACGTCCAGTCAGCGCAGGAAAGTCAGAAGAGCAAGTAGAAGCATATAGAGCCTGTTTCATATCTCATGAGTAG
- a CDS encoding IS630 family transposase: MIAWFGINIIGLNGKVRFFCQDETRIGLKTISGRKITARGVKPKGKVQWQFKATYLYRIVEPSTGESFFYEFTHLNSECFQVFLNLVSAYFQGDIIVMQVDQAGAHRAKRLKIPKNIILLFQPAHAPETNPIERVWQHFKLGLRWKLPKDLDQLRALMRERLEVMTQEVIASIVGWDYILEALSVARI, encoded by the coding sequence ATGATTGCTTGGTTCGGCATTAATATAATCGGACTAAATGGCAAAGTGAGATTCTTTTGTCAAGATGAAACACGAATTGGGTTAAAGACAATTAGTGGAAGGAAGATCACAGCAAGAGGAGTCAAACCCAAAGGTAAAGTTCAGTGGCAGTTTAAGGCAACTTACCTCTATCGAATTGTAGAACCATCAACAGGGGAAAGCTTTTTCTATGAATTTACTCACCTTAATAGTGAATGCTTCCAAGTATTTCTGAACTTAGTAAGCGCATATTTTCAAGGTGACATCATCGTTATGCAAGTGGATCAAGCAGGAGCACACAGAGCAAAACGGTTAAAGATTCCTAAAAATATTATTTTGCTATTTCAGCCTGCCCATGCACCTGAGACTAATCCCATTGAAAGAGTGTGGCAGCATTTCAAATTAGGGTTGAGGTGGAAACTGCCAAAAGATCTTGACCAGTTGCGTGCATTAATGCGGGAAAGGTTAGAAGTTATGACTCAGGAGGTAATTGCTTCGATTGTTGGGTGGGATTATATTTTAGAGGCTTTATCTGTAGCTCGTATTTAA